The following coding sequences are from one Dermacentor andersoni chromosome 5, qqDerAnde1_hic_scaffold, whole genome shotgun sequence window:
- the LOC126529943 gene encoding GATA zinc finger domain-containing protein 1 isoform X1: MPFGVKPMCATCKTTVSSMWRKNEKGDVMCNSCALRGHTASTEPEQSAAKETNGNGCPFTLRKSTRAKSSKLRQQQQQAKTAAPKGKGRRAIFKRTPLRAPTAVATCVTSDYVFFRGTYYQVGDIVALMDENDDTYYAQIRGLLQDQYCEKSAVITWLLPTSESPMDHFDPSTYILGNCHRMSCCHSSFSIARAKTEAMTQSPCHHLYRYLRIKHSSLNSAAFLELPASAPSPGLWVAPASRCPDVTPCVTEERCHTPRQVAPVIFYLHHFFTYESSILAMHDEFVITQA; the protein is encoded by the exons ATGCCGTTCGGTGTGAAACCGATGTGCGCAACATGCAAGACTACCGTTTCTTCCATGTGGCGGAAGAACGAGAAGGGCGACGTCATGTGCAATTCGTGCGCGCTGCGCGGACACACGGCGTCGACGGAACCTGAGCAGTCAGCTGCTAAGGAGACGAACGGGAACGGCTGCCCTTTCACGTTGCGCAAAAGTACCAGAGCAAAGAGCTCCAAAttgaggcagcagcagcagcaggcaaagACAGCGGCACCTAAAGGAAAAGGTCGTCGGGCAATTTTCAAAAGAACG CCTTTGAGAGCACCAACTGCTGTAGCAACATGCGTTACCAGTGATTACGTGTTTTTTCGG GGCACCTACTACCAGGTGGGGGACATTGTGGCCCTGATGGATGAGAACGACGACACCTACTATGCTCAAATTCGAGGCCTGCTGCAAGACCAGTATTGCGAGAAAAGTGCAGTCATCACGTGGCTGCTTCCTACTTCGGAGAGCCCCATGGACCACTTCGACCCTTCCACCTATATTCTGG GAAACTGCCACCGAATGTCCTGCTGCCACTCCTCATTTTCAATTGCCCGTGCCAAAACTGAGGCTATGACGCAATCTCCGTGTCACCACCTTTACCGCTATCTGCGAATCAAGCACTCGTCACTCAACTCAGCGGCATTCCTCGAACTGCCCGCCTCGGCTCCATCTCCCGGCTTGTGGGTGGCGCCAGCCTCCCGGTGTCCTGATGTCACACCATGCGTCACAGAAGAGAGGTGCCATACTCCACGACAGGTGGCGCCAGTGATTTTTTATTTGCATCATTTTTTCACTTATGAAAGTTCTATTCTCGCTATGCATGATGAATTTGTAATTACACAAGCTTAA
- the LOC126529943 gene encoding GATA zinc finger domain-containing protein 1 isoform X2, with product MPFGVKPMCATCKTTVSSMWRKNEKGDVMCNSCALRGHTASTEPEQSAAKETNGNGCPFTLRKSTRAKSSKLRQQQQQAKTAAPKGKGRRAIFKRTPLRAPTAVATCVTSDYVFFRGTYYQVGDIVALMDENDDTYYAQIRGLLQDQYCEKSAVITWLLPTSESPMDHFDPSTYILGPEEDIPRKLDYMEFVCHAPSEYYKARKSPYPLQNPPGPECGFIWTRIGPQIRPIPTQEEVFGTV from the exons ATGCCGTTCGGTGTGAAACCGATGTGCGCAACATGCAAGACTACCGTTTCTTCCATGTGGCGGAAGAACGAGAAGGGCGACGTCATGTGCAATTCGTGCGCGCTGCGCGGACACACGGCGTCGACGGAACCTGAGCAGTCAGCTGCTAAGGAGACGAACGGGAACGGCTGCCCTTTCACGTTGCGCAAAAGTACCAGAGCAAAGAGCTCCAAAttgaggcagcagcagcagcaggcaaagACAGCGGCACCTAAAGGAAAAGGTCGTCGGGCAATTTTCAAAAGAACG CCTTTGAGAGCACCAACTGCTGTAGCAACATGCGTTACCAGTGATTACGTGTTTTTTCGG GGCACCTACTACCAGGTGGGGGACATTGTGGCCCTGATGGATGAGAACGACGACACCTACTATGCTCAAATTCGAGGCCTGCTGCAAGACCAGTATTGCGAGAAAAGTGCAGTCATCACGTGGCTGCTTCCTACTTCGGAGAGCCCCATGGACCACTTCGACCCTTCCACCTATATTCTGG GACCAGAGGAGGACATTCCTCGGAAGTTGGACTACATGGAGTTTGTTTGCCATGCTCCTTCTGAGTACTACAAGGCCCGCAAGTCACCGTACCCTCTGCAAAATCCTCCAGGTCCCGAATGTGGTTTCATATGGACTAGGATTGGCCCTCAGATCAGGCCCATTCCCACCCAGGAGGAAGTGTTTGGAACAGTGTAG